Within Anolis sagrei isolate rAnoSag1 chromosome 3, rAnoSag1.mat, whole genome shotgun sequence, the genomic segment cacttggaaagcaccaggcgcaggtgggccttctctgtttctgcccctgccttattgtGGAATTCTTTGCCTCCCCATTTGAGATGAGCCATGCGTGACTCAGGGCATTtcatcctagcacttaagacctggctttttactagagcatttgacccatgttaattttaatatttgtataatcCTGTATaatttatcctgtataatttctgctgtgtaaatcacctggagcatctcagatttattattatttatttactttatttgtataccgctcttctcagcccttaggcgactcagagcggagggcgattaataagtaattaaagatgatgacgacgatgttgctgtggccaaacttccctccctctttccttttctctatttctttcccttcctatttctcttttttcttccatctctacctgtttctttccccccttctttgctctttggttgcatccttccttgctctttagttttttgagtggagggacaggaaggaagggaaggagggaaagaaggaaaggaaggagggacaggaaggaggagagaaggaaggaataaaaggaaagaaagggagggaggaaagaagggaacggagtcctttcgggtggagtgtggcagaggcagctaccgcctgtgtgtgtgtgtgtatgtgtgttaaacGTGTGCTTGTGTTGCTGGAGACAGCGGAGCAGGtcatgggaggaaggagagaaagtggaggaGGACAGTGAGTAGGCTCCTAAACTCCCTCCCCCACCCGCCGGCCTTCCTCgcgcaagcctccacctccactcccatggtgcccactctcgcttgtgtgtgtgtgtggggggggggggggaaggaggcaTACACGCGTGCCTGGCTCCTCATGCTTTAACAACtggctgtttccccgcgaggaggagggggcatggccatgggtctctttgtagacatggagtttctcctttgtggacatgtagTTCAGCAGTCCTTTCTGCTTATTGTTTTCGTGgctttttgagtggagaacatacattgggttgtcaggcgtcttgtgtccaaatttggtgccaattcatccaggggtttttgagttctctgaataagacaaacgaacattacatgtttatttatatagattactagctgtacccgccacgcgttgctgtggccaaccttccctccctctttttctccttcctttcctctacttctttcccttcctatttatcttcttctttcttccatctctacctgtttcattcctccatttctttgctttttggttacatccttccttctttctcttttttatttccttctctccttctttgtttctctccctttccttcttttcctccctccttccccctttccctccttcattccttccccctttccctccttctcccattaCTTCTTGCctgttccttccaactctattctgtaagtctatttaattagtattatatagtaatatataaaagtaacatattatatagtaatgaatataacaatatataaaatattgtattgatatcttacatagaaagaaggaaaggaagaaggaaagaaggaaggaaaaagggagggagggaaagaggggaaggaaggaaaggataggaaggaaggaagaagcaaggagggaaaggaatgagtcggtgaagaaaggagggagggaaggaaacgaaggggaaggaaatgaagaaagggaaaggaggaggaaagggagggtggaaggaaaagaaggaaaggaaaggaagaaggaaggaaggacaggatggaagggaaggagggaaagaaggaaaagaaggagggagggacaggaagggggggaaggaaaggaaggaagaaaaggggggaggaaagaagggaagggagcgagggaaagaaggagtgTGGCAGAGGGAGCTACCTCCCGGTCTGGATGTTAATAGACGAGAGAGAGAGTTAAATGTCTGCTCGTGTTGCCGGAGAGAGATCTACAgaaatgagagagaaggagagggaggaaagaaagaagttggaggaggaggaagggagcaggGCGCAGAGGAATGGGagaattcaaaaataaaactggtttctgcctctttctttctttctttctttcctcctccctgcagtgaagggagggaggcaagggagAGTTGGTGAAGAAGGCAACagtccctctcccttcctccctccctctctcctgcttTCACCGGGGCATcttgggaggaaaaggaggcgacgaaagggagggggggggcagccaAGAGGAAAAGGCTGCTGCTTCTGCAGGCAAAGGAGGGACTTAGGAGCCCATCcaccatcttcctcctcttcttcctcactccTAAAGCGGTGGTGGTGCGGTTTCagatgaggaaggagagaaagtggaggaGGACACTGGGTAGGCTCCTAAACTCCCTCCCCCACCCGCAGGCCTTCCTCgcgcaagcctccacctccactcccatggtgcccattctcacttgtgtgtgtgtgtgtggccatgcacgCACATCTGGCTCCTCATGCTTTAACGGCCGGCTGGCTGTTTCCTCGCGAGGAGGAGGGgacgtggccatgggtctcttcgTGGgcaatgcagtttctcctttgtgaacatgtagttcagaagtcctttctgtattttgttttcgTGGGGTTTTtcgagtggagaacatacattgggttgtcaggtgtcttgtgtccaaatttggtgccaatttccccaggggtttttgagttctgtgaatagcacaaacgaacattacatttttatttatatagacattaTATATCACtctgagtgaaactctttccacactgcaggaattaatagggtttctcccctgtgtgaattctttgatgtgtaTGTAGACTTCCATtgtcagtgaagctctgtccacattccaggcatttaaagggtttttccccagtgtgagtcttttgatgtgaacgtagatttgaaTTCTGAGAGAAactttttccacactccaggcatttgaagggtttctccccagtgtgagtcttttgatgtgaacgtagatttccattcttagtgaagctctgtccacactccaggcattcaaagggcttctccccagtgtgtgtcttTTGATGTGATCGTAGATGTGAATTCCGAGTGAAGctatttccacactccaggcatttaaagggtttctccccagtgtgagtcctttgatgtctacgtagatgtGAATTCTGAGAGAAACTCtctccacactctaggcatttatagggtttctccccagtgtgagttctctgatgtgaacgtagatgtccgttctcagtgaagctctgtccacactccaggcatttaaagggtttctccccagtatgagtcttCTGATGTGATCGTAGATGTGAATTCCGAGTGAAGctatttccacactccaagcatttaaagggcttttccccagtgtgagtcttctGATGTGATCGTAGATGTGAATTCAGAGTGAAGctatttccacactccaggcagttatagggtttctccccagtgtgtgtcctttcatgTTTACGTAAACCTCCATTGTCAGTGAaattctttccacactccaagcttgtatagggtttctccccagtgtgagtcctttgatgtatacGTAGAGCTGAACTGTGAGtgtagctctttccacactccaagcatttatagggtttctccccagtgtgagtcctttgatgtatacgtagacttccattctgagtgaagctctgtccacactccaggcatttaaagggtttctccccagtgtgagtcttctGATGTAATCGTAGATATGAATTCCGAGTGAAGctatttccacactccaggcatttaaagggtttctccccagtgtgagtcctctgatgtaaACATAGACTCCCATTcttagtgaagctctgtccacactccaggcatttaaagggtttctccccagtgtgagtcctctgatgtgaacgtagacttccattccgagtgaagctctgtccacactccaggcatttaaatgttttctccccagtgtgagtcctctgatgtctacgtagagttccattctgagtgaagctctgtccacactgcaggcatttatagggtttctccccagtgtgaatcctctcatgtgaacgtagatttcccCTATgagcgaagctctgtccacatatttattatccatggccctcatcttgtctcctctcagccttctcttctccaggctaaacatgcccagcagctccttatgccgctcctcatggcgcttgttctccagacccttgatctgttccctcctccctgtggcttcctctcacatatttatacatggctgtcatcatatctcctctcacccttctattcttcaggctcaacatgcccagcagctccttaagccgctcctcatagggcttgttctccagacccttgatctgctccctatttattatttatttattatttggggttcttataccccgcccttctcaccccgacggggacccagggcggcttacacagtaaggcatgattagatgccagcatcacaacaatcatcacaacttacagtaaaattcacagttattaacagcttcatgcattattcccgtaaaaatcaataaaaccaataaaatcaatacaaacctaaattcctcccttacattgtcagtgtttgctgtctcatagatccgcttttaataccatttcgtccatcctgctggtctttaattgcctggttgcccaaaggcctggtcccataaccaagtcttcaccctcctcctgaaggagaggagggatggtgatgctctaatttccccggggagtgagttccacaggtgaggggccaccactgagaaagccctgcttctcgtccccaccagcctcacttgtgagagtggtggggtcgagagcaggacctccccagatgatctcaagggaccttcccagatgatctcatatctcctctcatcctttaggctgaacatgcccagcagctccttaagccgctcctcatagggcttgttctccagacccttgatctgctccctcctctctgtggcttcttctctcatatttatacatggctgtcatcatatctcctctcagccttctcttcttcaggctgaacatgcccagcagctccttaagccgctcctcatagggcttgctctccagaccctctCCCTGGCCCGCTCGCCTTGGAGcccccacctccctcccttcctccctcccatacACAAGCCACACGCCTCCCTGGCCCCCCTTGGAGCACTAGGCCGCGGCCCCTCAGACTCACCTGCTGGGCGCCAAGAGGAgtgggcgaggaggaggaggaggaggaggagaggtgggTTCCAAGTGGGACTGGCTCCCACCAcgaggccccctccctccctccgctccAGAAGCCGGGACCAGGTCTCAGGCCCACTTCCCCCTGACTGGCAGCCTTCCCTGACTGAGACTGGCACAAAATGGCGccggccttcttcttcttctcccctcagCGTGGCCCCGCCCACCGTCCTTCCCTCAGCGCTTTCCCGCCCATCATCCTGAGGGCCAATCAGAGTGCAGCTCTGGCTCTGGAGGCTGCccgtggccccgccccctccgctcTAAGCCTCACTTCGGCCTCCTCAGCTGGCACAAAATGGCGGCGCCCTTCTTCTCCCCTCCGTCAGCGTGGCCCCGCCCACCGTCTCTCCCTCCGCGCTTTCCCGCCCATCATCCCGAGGGCCAATCAGGGCGCagctctgccctggagactgcccCGTGGCCCCGCCCACTCCGCCCTGGGCCTGGCTTACACCTTCATCCCTCACACTCCTCGTTTCGCTTTGAAGGTCCTgggtagactacaactcccatcatcgcGCCAGGTGAACACCCAGGAGGAAGCGCCCCCCTCAGAGTAGGGCAAAGGGCTTCCAGAGGCGCTCGTCGTGCGTGgggccccctctctctctctctctccagggtGGACAACTCCCGTCACGGGGGGCCACTCCCGCCAAGGCCCTCCACTACGCCAAGGCGCCCGTCCTGGGtggggccctctctctctctctccagggtggactacaac encodes:
- the LOC137096546 gene encoding zinc finger protein 665-like, whose protein sequence is MARLRGRGNLRSHERIHTGEKPYKCLQCGQSFTQNGTLRRHQRTHTGEKTFKCLECGQSFTRNGSLRSHQRTHTGEKPFKCLECGQSFTKNGSLCLHQRTHTGEKPFKCLECGNSFTRNSYLRLHQKTHTGEKPFKCLECGQSFTQNGSLRIHQRTHTGEKPYKCLECGKSYTHSSALRIHQRTHTGEKPYTSLECGKNFTDNGGLRKHERTHTGEKPYNCLECGNSFTLNSHLRSHQKTHTGEKPFKCLECGNSFTRNSHLRSHQKTHTGEKPFKCLECGQSFTENGHLRSHQRTHTGEKPYKCLECGESFSQNSHLRRHQRTHTGEKPFKCLECGNSFTRNSHLRSHQKTHTGEKPFECLECGQSFTKNGNLRSHQKTHTGEKPFKCLECGKSFSQNSNLRSHQKTHTGEKPFKCLECGQSFTDNGSLHTHQRIHTGEKPY